GAAGGCCGTCCGGCGGTCGCCGTCGCTGTTGGCGCCCACGGAGCAGTCGCCCACGGCAAACTTGGCGGAGGCTCCGCCCACGCCGGCGTCGGCCAAGCCGTTGACCCTGAAGTTGCCGGCGGAATAGTACGTGTTCGCCACAGGCACGACGGTGGTGCCTCCGAGATGGAGGGAGATTCCCCTGTCGCCGGCGGCGGTGTCGAAGGTGGGGCCCTTGTAGTCGAAGTAGCGCGGGCCGAGCTTCGCTTCGTCGTCTCCGCGGAACTCGTCGGTCACCAGCAGGCCGCCGTCATCCTTGATGTCGCCGCTGTTGATGAGCCAGTGCTCGTTATTGCCCATCGCCTTGCCGGCGGTGTTCTCGACGTTCCAGTTGATCCCCGGGTTCACGGTCCAGGTGAACGGAGCCTCCTTGTCGGCCAAGGCCACGCCGTTTCGCGGCGTCCCGTTGGGCAACGCCGAGAAGGCCAGCGCCGGCGGGGCATCCTCGAGCGCCGAAGCCTCGGGACCCGTCACCATCGCGTGGAGCGACAGTTCGCCCACGACGGTGCCGTTGAAGGCAACCGGGCAGGCGTGGAAGGAGTTGACGTTGCTCTCGTCTTCTCCGGCCGGACCGCCGTAGAAGGTGACGCCGCCAGTGACCATCGACTCGCTGCCCTTGCTGTGGGCGAGCATCACGTAGTTGGAATTCTTGAGCGTGATCATCTGCGAGGCGAGCGCGGTGCGCGTCGTTCCGTCAGACGTCGTGATCTGTGCGCTCAACTCGTGATCGCCGTTGGCGAACCGGGGCTCCATCTGCATGCCCATGCACTCGCCCGCCACCTGGTCGGTGTCGAAGAAGCACTCGATCTCGACCGAGCCGCCGGACTCCGCAACGCCGGGCACGACACCAGCCGGAGAAGCGGCATCGCTCGAGGCGCCGCGGCAGGAGATGACTTCGTCGCCCAGCATGAGGTCCACATTCGTCACGGTCTCGTCGTTGTACTGCACGTCGAGCAGGACGGAGACGTCGCCGGACACGTTGGTCGGGTCGACCGAGGTGTTCCGGTCGTCCACCTGCCGCAGACCGAAGATCGTGACCGTCGCCGGCCGACCGCCATCCTGGCCGACTTCGACGTTAAAGCCCTGGTTGGCCTGGAGGCCATCCGGGTCGGCTGCCGTGATAGTGACAACGGCACTTCCGCGCGCGACACCGCTAACCATCGCGCTCGTGCCGTCGACGCTCACCGTGGCGACGCCGTCGTTCGACGAGGCGGCGGTGAAGGTCAGCGCGTCGCCGTCGGGGTCGCTGAAGTACCCGTTCAGGGCGGACACGGACACGGAGCCACCGACGTCAACGTTGTGGGCCGGAATCGTGCCGACTGCCACCGGCGCGCGGTTCGCCACCGGAGGCGGCGGCGGAGGCGGCGGAGGTGGCGGAGGCGGCGGCGGAATTACCGGCGGTGGAATGGTGATGGGCGGAATGTCCGGGAACGGCGGGGTGACGACCTCTACGGTGTCACCGCAAGCGCCGATGGTCAGGACCGCCCCGACCGTCAACAGCCTTTTGGTACCCTTTCTCATTCTTCACTCCTCCTCAGGATGAAGTCCTTCGGGTGTATGGCCGACTCGATCCATCAACATACCACGGCCGACGAACGATGCACCACACCCCAGCCCGCAAATCGGGCTGAACATACCCACGCTCTCACAGGGTGGCAAGAGCGCCGGAAGCCGCAAAAACACCTTGTTTTCGTCGATGTTTCCTTCGGTGTTTCCTTCGGTCGAGCGAGTCCGTGAAACCGTCGCTTCGGACCGTGTTTTTCCGGGGGGATTCGAGGCAGGCCCCACCACACTCTCCACCACCCATTCCCCCGCGTAACCTGGAGTATGGCACCGATCGCCGCCCGCCGTCAAGGTTTTTGAACCGTTTTGAACCGTAGAGCGTTGCTGCACCGCGCCCTGATACGGCCCCCTACCCCCCTGGTATGGCCAGGGTTCCCGCCGGCTTCGGGCTCGACTCCGGCAGGAGCGCGGCGAGGTGCCGGCCGGTGTGGCTGCCGGGCGTCGCGGCCACGAGTTCCGGGGGACCCTCGGCGACGACGAGGCCGCCGCCCGCTCCGCCCTCCGGGCCCATGTCGATGACCCAGTCGGCGGTCTTCACGACGTCCATGTGGTGTTCGATGACGATGATCGTGTTGCCGCGGTCGGCGAGCCGGTGGAGGACGCGGAGGAGGAGGCGCACGTCCTCGAAGTGGAGGCCGGTGGTGGGCTCGTCGAGGATGTAGACGGTGCGGCCGGTGCTCGTCTTCGCGAGTTCGGTGGCGAGCTTCACGCGCTGGGCCTCGCCGCCGGAGAGCGTGGTGGCGGGCTGGCCGAGCGTCACGTAGCCGAGGCCGACGTCGGAGAGGGTGCCCAGGCGGCGCTTCACCGAGGGCACGGCGTCGAAGAACTCGAGCGCCTCGTCCACGCTCATCGCGAGCACGTCGGCGATGCTGCGGCCGCGGTAGAGGACCTCGAGCGTCTCGCGGTTGTAGCGGCGCCCCCGGCAGATGTCGCAGGGGACGTACACGTCGGGCAGGAAGTGCATCTCGATCTTCACGAGGCCGTCGCCGCGGCAGGGTTCGCAGCGCCCGCCCTTCACGTTGAAGCTGAAGCGCCCCGGCGCGTAGCCGCGGATGTTCGACTCGGGCAGGCGGGCGAAGAGGTCGCGGATGGGGGTGAAGAGGCCGGTGTAGGTGGCGGGGTTCGAGCGCGGGGTGCGGCCGATGGGGCTCTGGTCGACGTCGATGACCTTGTCGAAGAGGTCGATGCCCTCGATCGCGTCGTGGGCGCCGGGGACGAGCTTGGAGCGGTAGATCTCGCGGGCGAGGCGGCGGTAGAGGATCTGCTCGACGAGGGTGGACTTGCCGGAGCCGGACACGCCGGTGACGCAGATGAAGGTGCCGAGCGGGAACTCGACGTCGATCGCGCGCAGGTTGTGCTCGCGGGCGCCGCGCACGACGAGGCGGCCGTTGTCGGGGGGGCGGCGGCGTGCGGGGACGGAGATCTCACGCTCGCCGCGCAGGTAGGCGGCGGTGAGGGAGCGTTCGTCGGCCAGGAGGCGGTCGATGTCGCCGGAGACGACGACTTCCCCGCCCTCGCGCCCGGCCCCGGGCCCCATGTCGACGATGTGGTCGGCGCGGCGGATGGTGAGTTCGTCGTGTTCGACGACGAGGACGGTGTTTCCGAGGTCGCGCAGGGCGCCGAGCGTCTGCAGGAGCTTGCGGTTGTCGCGCGGGTGGAGGCCGATGCTGGGTTCGTCGAGCACGTAGAGGACGCCGACGAGGCGGCTCCCGATCTGGGTGGCGAGGCGGATGCGCTGGGCCTCGCCGCCGGAGAGGGTGCCGGCGGAGCGGGCGAGGGTGAGGTAGCCGAGGCCGACGTGGTCGAGGAACTCGAGGCGCTCGACGACCTCCTTGAGGATGGGGACGCGGATCTCGGCGGCCTGGCCGCCGGCGGCGCGGGCGGTTTCGAGCCAGTTGCCGAGGAGGGGGCGGAGTTCGGCCACGGACTGCGCGGTGAGGGCGGGGAGGGAGAGTCCCTCGAGGGTGACGGCCCGGCTCTCCGGGCGCAGCCGGCCGCCCTCGC
The Candidatus Palauibacter scopulicola DNA segment above includes these coding regions:
- the uvrA gene encoding excinuclease ABC subunit UvrA, with the protein product MEDSNALIVRGAREHNLRDVDVELPRDRLIVVTGLSGSGKSSLAFDTIYAEGQRRYVESLSAYARQFLGVMEKPDVDVIEGLSPAIAIEQRTAGGNPRSTVGTVTEIYDYLRLLWARAGTPHCPSCGRPVRPQSPSEIAKQILGWPAGARIEVRAPLVRGRKGEFRDLFERTLSDGFVRARVDGELVDLSDPPSLNRRRNHDISVVVDRLVVRASDRERLADSVATALGMADGVVEVALHNGADEAAGEAADGADDGDEAHLFSERYACPACGIGMPELEPRQFSFNSPFGACRECDGLGTQRVPNADLIVGGDRISILEGVLLPLGAPSYGSRRHALARLARKLDFDLNTVWGDLNGDQQEAILYGDTDVGWEGAVAATLRRYHETTSERVRLSLEEYMTLSTCLACEGGRLRPESRAVTLEGLSLPALTAQSVAELRPLLGNWLETARAAGGQAAEIRVPILKEVVERLEFLDHVGLGYLTLARSAGTLSGGEAQRIRLATQIGSRLVGVLYVLDEPSIGLHPRDNRKLLQTLGALRDLGNTVLVVEHDELTIRRADHIVDMGPGAGREGGEVVVSGDIDRLLADERSLTAAYLRGEREISVPARRRPPDNGRLVVRGAREHNLRAIDVEFPLGTFICVTGVSGSGKSTLVEQILYRRLAREIYRSKLVPGAHDAIEGIDLFDKVIDVDQSPIGRTPRSNPATYTGLFTPIRDLFARLPESNIRGYAPGRFSFNVKGGRCEPCRGDGLVKIEMHFLPDVYVPCDICRGRRYNRETLEVLYRGRSIADVLAMSVDEALEFFDAVPSVKRRLGTLSDVGLGYVTLGQPATTLSGGEAQRVKLATELAKTSTGRTVYILDEPTTGLHFEDVRLLLRVLHRLADRGNTIIVIEHHMDVVKTADWVIDMGPEGGAGGGLVVAEGPPELVAATPGSHTGRHLAALLPESSPKPAGTLAIPGG